CCGGAAGGACATGTCTTTGTTTTAGGTGATAATCGTCAACGGAGCAGAGACAGCCGACAGATTGGTATGATTCCTTATGATGAAGTGGTCGGTAAAGCAAACTTTGTTATCTGGCCTATTCAGGAAATAAGGTTTGTAGACTAGGAGGAAACAAAGAATGACAATACAGTGGTATCCGGGCCATATGGCAAAAGCAAAGAGAGAAGTACAAGAGAAGCTTAAAATAATCGATGTGGTGATTGAGATTGTGGATGCACGTATTCCCCTATCTTCCCGGAATCCCATGATTGATGATTTAACTTCTCATAAACCTCGCCTAATCCTTTTAAACAAAGCGGACTTAGCTGACAGCCAATTAACAAAACAATGGGTTCAATATTTTGAAAAAAAGAATTTTGCTGTTTTAACAGTTGATGCCCAGCTAGGTAAAGGTATAAAAGATATCCCAATGAAAGTAAGAGAACTAGCAAAACCTTTATTGGACAAATTCCGAGCAAAAGGTATGAATCCTCGAGCCTTGCGCGCATTAATATTAGGCATTCCAAACGTAGGAAAATCTACTGTGATTAATCGACTGGCAAATAAAAAAATAACGAAGATAGGTGATCGTCCGGGTGTGACGAAAAGTCAACAATGGATTAAAGTTGGAAAAGAAATGGAGCTTCTTGATACGCCAGGTATCCTCTGGCCCAAATTTGAAGATCAAGACGTGGGTTTTCGTCT
The DNA window shown above is from Salipaludibacillus agaradhaerens and carries:
- the ylqF gene encoding ribosome biogenesis GTPase YlqF, which codes for MTIQWYPGHMAKAKREVQEKLKIIDVVIEIVDARIPLSSRNPMIDDLTSHKPRLILLNKADLADSQLTKQWVQYFEKKNFAVLTVDAQLGKGIKDIPMKVRELAKPLLDKFRAKGMNPRALRALILGIPNVGKSTVINRLANKKITKIGDRPGVTKSQQWIKVGKEMELLDTPGILWPKFEDQDVGFRLALTGAIKEEIFDFQETIVFLLNELKTSYPERLKERYHLETIAEDITELLDDIGTRRGCLVAGGLVDYDRTAEMIFRDFRQGKLGHISLERP